The nucleotide window ACAGGCTGGCCAACCTTCGCAGGGTTGGTTGAGGAGAATAAAGTTGTTCCAACCTCATTGCCAACCCGCAGTCTGTAAACCACACTCCCCGAATTGTTATAGCCTGCGCACCACACCTGGTAGTTGCTTAAGCTGGTGAACTTGGTGTCACAAGCATCCATTTCGTGGCCGGTATCAACGTCCAACGACCAGCTCTGGCCGCCGTCATTGCTGAAATAAATTCCGCCCACTCCCGAGAAGATATTTCCTCCGGCTGCCCAACCCAACTGTGGATTCAAAAAGCGTATCTCGCGGATGGGCCAGGGACTATCGAGAGTGCGGTCACTCCACGTGGCCCCGCCATCTGTGGTGCGATGCACCCAGCCTTCGACATTGGGTGAAATTTCACCGCCAGCCACCCATCCATTGAGATCATCCACAAAGAACGTCTCGCCATCGAAGACCGGATCAATATGCCGGCGACAACTCCAGTTCACGCCACCGTTTGTGCTGTCGCAGTAGCTGATGCCTGAAGCACGGGCATGGCCGTTGGGCAGCAGGCTGAACTGATTGCCGAACCAAGACCCATTGGGGTCAATCGTGTCTGCTGTCCAGTCCGGCGCGGTCTGCCCGCCATCGCTGGTATAGTGAGCAGCGTTGGGAGGAGCACCTTGAGCCGTAGGACTCTCGAACGCTAATCCGTTCAGGTTGTCCGAGTAGCGTACACGGTACAACCAGCCGGTGGAGGTCAGCCGAATGTCCCCAGTCCAACTCGCTCCACCATCGTGGCTCCACCGAATGATCCCCCTCGCCGGGGTAAAGGAATCGATGAATCCCGAGATGATTACATCATTGGCATTTAAAGCCTGGATTCCTTCCCACTCGTAAGGGAAGCCTAGATTCATGATCTCAGTCCAGCTCACGCCTCCATCGATGGTCTTCCACACCTGTCCGTTTTCAGAAACGGCGTAGCCTATAAGTGGTGTTGGAAAAGAAATGTCTCGGATGATCGCCGATGACAGATAACCGATATATCGCCAGTTGTTCACCGAAGACGAAAGCTCGATAGGCGCGGCCGCGCTCGTGGGCTTAACTTCCGCCGGCAGGTCAACCGCAATCTCGTGTCCCGGTCCCTGCACCGGAGTTCGGCCAGAAACATAATGCGCCGTCTTCCCTTGTGCGGCACCACATACTGTACAAAAGGCAAGAAGGTTCAATGCGATAAAAGACACCACGACCAACCCGAATAGACAGTGACTCTTCATGTCAGGTAATCCTCGTTTTATTTTCGGGTCAGCGAAGGCAGGTATTTATGGTAACGCCAGCAGACAGCCTGCGTCAAAGGTCGAGGACCGGCTATCATCCGTCAGTGCCCATCCACGGGGGCGGCCGTGCCGTCGGACCACTTGGTGACCGGAACCAGGAACACGGTCAGTCGTTCCCAATTGTCCTTAAACGCTATCACCGGAGAGCCCGGCAGGTCAGCGCCCCAGGCTGCCGGGTCCGTTGCTGGAACGAAAAACATCAGGTGGGGATGCCAGTGCCCACCACGGTCGCTCAAGTACCCTTGCTTTGACATCATGTAGCACATTGCGCCCGGCTCCGGCGCGGTCAATTCCTTCTTGTCGAAAGCGGCTTTAATACCCTCGACCATCTGAGCTTTCGATCGTCCAGCCAATACCAACTCGGTTTTTTTGATCGTGACTGGAAGGTTAGATCGCGCGGCCGGCGGGTTGAGGCAGAGCGGACCCCGCAGCTTGGGATTCCAAAACTCGGGATCGTCGATGGGTGCGGTCCATGACCGTTCCACCATACACACAAAACCGTTCTTGCCTTTGACCGCGGTTTCGTAACCATGCGGTCCGAGGACCATGACCTCGGCATCCTGTGAGATGGATTCCGGGGCAGCGCTCCGCGCCAGCGTTATCTCGGCATTTCGTTCCATCAGGTATTGGTCGAGCGGCGCCATGTTCGGATACGGTGTTTTGGCGTCCTGTGCGTGCGCCTGCCAGATCACGCTCAGCACGACAACCAAGGTGAAGCTTCTTAGATGATCTGTCATATTTCTTCCTCAAGCCCTTTGGCAATATACGTTGATATCAATATAATTTACTTATGTCAATGGTCCCGAAGTCTTCTTTTGCGACGACGCTCCTGGTCCGCGACTCTTGTCTCTGTCTTCATGTTCAAAGGGCGGCCAGGGCGCTGGCACGGCGCTTCGATG belongs to Terriglobales bacterium and includes:
- a CDS encoding Ig-like domain repeat protein, with product MKSHCLFGLVVVSFIALNLLAFCTVCGAAQGKTAHYVSGRTPVQGPGHEIAVDLPAEVKPTSAAAPIELSSSVNNWRYIGYLSSAIIRDISFPTPLIGYAVSENGQVWKTIDGGVSWTEIMNLGFPYEWEGIQALNANDVIISGFIDSFTPARGIIRWSHDGGASWTGDIRLTSTGWLYRVRYSDNLNGLAFESPTAQGAPPNAAHYTSDGGQTAPDWTADTIDPNGSWFGNQFSLLPNGHARASGISYCDSTNGGVNWSCRRHIDPVFDGETFFVDDLNGWVAGGEISPNVEGWVHRTTDGGATWSDRTLDSPWPIREIRFLNPQLGWAAGGNIFSGVGGIYFSNDGGQSWSLDVDTGHEMDACDTKFTSLSNYQVWCAGYNNSGSVVYRLRVGNEVGTTLFSSTNPAKVGQPVTLQAVIAGPPTPIGFPTGTVDFRDGNTTIASGVPLDIYGNATYTTAFASSGIHSITVAYSGDLNYLPAVSQPFNQNVTAAATSTSVSSSINPSTFGQQITFTATVSTLAPGSGTPTGAVQFYDGGATLGAPVALTGGTASYASSLLLPGQHSIAAVHIGDANFLGSTSSPFTQTVNKAPAAVMVVTNANPSQMGQSVGFTATVSALVGGVPTGTVDFKDGNTTLTTGQALDGSGTASFLTTTLTAGAHSITAVYSGDSLYASSTSPVLTQVINNPGDTGTSSAITLVVTPLHPGQQNSIERGQNATLTATVSPSPGTNGTVVFRDGTNVLGTVPVTASLATLNLTTPLSVGQHTIQAIYSGGGGFQGNLSTPLTVLHSPRPR